In one window of Ostrinia nubilalis chromosome 21, ilOstNubi1.1, whole genome shotgun sequence DNA:
- the LOC135082307 gene encoding calcium release-activated calcium channel protein 1-like, protein MVSSRSGATTVLLSPGYLQGPCQCNASIKSVSEVALAMPVSAGWTDESPATGPSDGLSWRRLHMSRAKLKATATTSELLSGFAMVAMVELQINEPTNVPEWLFVMFAVCTTVLVAVHIFALMISTYLLPNIDAVSKMETPGGPARALRDSPHERMRGFIELAWAFSTVLGLFLFLVEIAILCWVKFWDYSFAAATAATVIVIPVLIVFVAFAIHFYHSLVVQKCETSVQDIEQLESMKRDLDTATVKVNMF, encoded by the exons ATGGTCTCTAGCCGGTCGGGGGCCACCACCGTCCTCCTGAGCCCTGGCTACCTGCAGGGCCCTTGCCAATGTAACGCGTCTATAAAG AGCGTAAGTGAAGTAGCGTTAGCCATGCCAGTGTCAGCAGGGTGGACCGACGAGTCGCCGGCGACGGGCCCATCCGATGGCCTGTCGTGGAGGCGGCTGCACATGTCGCGAGCCAAGCTGAAAGCTACGGCCACCACCTCCGAACTGCTATCAG GCTTCGCCATGGTAGCAATGGTGGAACTCCAAATCAACGAGCCGACGAACGTGCCAGAATGGCTCTTCGTAATGTTCGCTGTCTGCACCACTGTGCTGGTCGCAGTCCATATCTTTGCACTCATGATCTCCACCTACCTCCTGCCGAATATCGACGCGGTGAGCAAGATGGAGACTCCTGGGGGCCCGGCGAGAGCCCTGAGGGACTCCCCTCACGAACGCATGAGAGGCTTCATAGAGCTCGCGTGGGCATTTAGTACAGTTCTTG GTCTATTCCTGTTCCTGGTGGAGATTGCGATCTTGTGCTGGGTGAAGTTCTGGGACTACTCATTCGCGGCCGCTACGGCTGCCACCGTCATCGTTATACCAG TGCTAATCGTCTTCGTAGCTTTCGCGATACATTTCTACCACTCACTCGTAGTGCAGAAATGCGAGACGTCAGTCCAGGACATCGAACAGCTGGAAAGCATGAAGCGAGACCTGGACACGGCTACCGTTAAGGTCAACATGTTTTAG
- the LOC135082467 gene encoding uncharacterized protein LOC135082467, producing MATVTKKICKQQIYCEISEASFVTSVEESNRVDQCTQTPPSGKGKPRTLQRFKVNVTDSPTISITPPHSLDYAPKAGWGSPNGSATPNGMVSSRSGATTVLLSPGYLQGPCQCNASIKVRD from the exons ATGGCCACAGTCACCAAGAAAATTTGTAAGCAACAAATCTATTGTGAG ATATCCGAGGCGAGCTTCGTGACAAGCGTGGAAGAGTCGAACCGGGTGGACCAATGCACACAGACGCCACCTAGCGGGAAGGGCAAGCCTCGCACGCTGCAGAG GTTCAAAGTGAACGTGACTGACAGCCCAACGATCTCAATCACACCGCCCCACAGCCTAGACTACGCCCCCAAAGCGGGGTGGGGCAGCCCCAACGGCAGCGCGACCCCCAACGGAATGGTCTCCAGCCGGTCGGGGGCCACCACCGTCCTCCTGAGCCCTGGCTACCTGCAGGGCCCTTGCCAATGTAACGCGTCTATTAAGGTACGTGACTGA